A single window of Archangium gephyra DNA harbors:
- a CDS encoding glycoside hydrolase family 16 protein: MKEILKSLQKLSEFSSGVLLACFLLVLSPEAWAQGTTVQRLGTPALTAAPGQSVTLAMRFNAVPMAEDYGVFVHFVDASGANHAPAGADHSPPVATSRWSGTVAYNHTVALPSTLPRGTYSIRVGLYQQHSPWGRVSLGLGTGVTVDDQLRYTVGTLTVGAATSEILQLATPSLSAQPGQSVTLGMRWNAVPQGQDYYVFVHFVNASGTQMPLSGDHLPPVSTATWNGAVSYNRTVTVPSSFPAGQYTIRVGLYSMSAPDTRIALRAGPGVTVDGETRYTIGTLTVGQTQPTTTQVLQLSNPALSAQAGQTVTLGMRWNAVPMSQNYYAFVHFVNASGTQMPLSGDHLPPVDTSIWSGAISYNRSVTVPTNFPAGTYTIRVGLYPLSAPNNRVTLAAGPGVTADNETRYIVGTLDVTGGTAPSGGGPVGQDASHYVLTFSEEFNSGFDTSKWNNHIWYETPNPTINYAVKNGVLKIWPQRDASGSFFNRTIDTDGKYYQTYGFFEMEAKLPIGRGVWPAFWLFNHPGDRRPEIDIMEAYPGGGPDSGWGDANLHPVAFAATIWPNGADNPNAGHKTLQTVDLSAGFHTYAVKWEPGRQTFYFDGQPFWTVNVTMPDPMYLMLDLWFGSASGTPDGTTPTGEGNSFEVNYVRAWQFR, from the coding sequence GTGAAAGAAATCCTGAAATCGCTCCAGAAACTGTCTGAGTTCTCGTCCGGCGTCCTGCTCGCGTGCTTCCTCCTCGTGCTGAGCCCGGAGGCGTGGGCCCAGGGCACCACGGTGCAGCGGCTGGGCACGCCGGCTCTGACGGCCGCGCCGGGCCAGTCCGTGACGCTGGCCATGCGCTTCAACGCCGTGCCCATGGCCGAGGACTACGGCGTCTTCGTCCACTTCGTCGACGCCAGCGGCGCCAACCACGCCCCGGCCGGCGCGGACCACTCGCCGCCCGTCGCCACCTCCCGGTGGAGCGGCACCGTCGCCTACAACCACACGGTGGCGCTGCCGTCCACGCTGCCGCGCGGCACCTACTCCATCCGCGTCGGCCTCTACCAGCAGCACTCGCCCTGGGGCCGCGTCTCGCTGGGCCTGGGCACGGGCGTCACCGTCGATGACCAGCTCCGCTACACCGTCGGCACGCTCACCGTGGGCGCGGCCACCTCCGAAATCCTCCAGCTCGCCACCCCGAGCCTCTCCGCGCAGCCCGGGCAGAGCGTGACGCTGGGCATGCGGTGGAACGCCGTGCCGCAGGGCCAGGACTATTACGTCTTCGTCCACTTCGTGAATGCCAGCGGCACGCAGATGCCCCTCAGTGGCGATCACCTGCCGCCGGTGAGCACGGCGACGTGGAATGGCGCCGTCTCCTACAACCGCACGGTGACGGTGCCGTCCAGCTTCCCCGCCGGCCAGTACACCATCCGCGTGGGGCTCTACTCCATGTCCGCGCCGGACACCCGCATCGCCCTGCGGGCCGGGCCCGGTGTCACGGTGGACGGCGAGACGCGCTACACCATCGGCACGCTCACCGTGGGCCAGACGCAGCCCACCACCACCCAGGTCCTGCAGCTGTCCAACCCGGCGCTGTCCGCGCAGGCGGGCCAGACGGTGACGCTGGGCATGCGGTGGAACGCGGTGCCCATGTCCCAGAACTACTACGCCTTCGTCCACTTCGTGAACGCGAGCGGCACGCAGATGCCCCTCAGTGGCGACCACCTGCCGCCGGTGGACACCTCCATCTGGAGCGGGGCCATCTCCTACAACCGCTCGGTGACGGTGCCCACGAACTTCCCGGCGGGGACGTACACGATTCGCGTGGGCCTCTACCCCCTGTCCGCCCCCAACAACCGCGTCACGCTGGCGGCGGGGCCGGGCGTCACCGCGGACAACGAGACGCGCTACATCGTCGGCACGCTGGACGTCACCGGTGGCACGGCGCCCTCGGGCGGCGGGCCGGTGGGCCAGGACGCGAGCCATTACGTGCTGACGTTCTCCGAGGAGTTCAACAGTGGCTTCGACACCAGCAAGTGGAACAACCACATCTGGTACGAGACCCCGAACCCCACCATCAACTACGCGGTGAAGAACGGCGTGCTGAAGATCTGGCCGCAGCGCGACGCGAGCGGGAGCTTCTTCAACCGCACCATCGACACCGACGGGAAGTACTACCAGACGTATGGCTTCTTCGAGATGGAGGCGAAGCTGCCCATCGGCCGTGGCGTGTGGCCGGCGTTCTGGCTGTTCAATCACCCGGGCGATCGCCGTCCCGAGATCGACATCATGGAAGCCTACCCGGGTGGCGGCCCCGACTCCGGCTGGGGTGACGCCAACCTGCACCCGGTCGCCTTCGCCGCGACGATCTGGCCCAACGGCGCGGACAATCCCAACGCCGGGCACAAGACGCTGCAGACGGTGGACCTGTCGGCGGGCTTCCACACGTACGCGGTGAAGTGGGAGCCGGGGCGGCAGACGTTCTACTTCGACGGCCAGCCGTTCTGGACGGTGAACGTCACCATGCCCGACCCGATGTACCTCATGCTGGACCTGTGGTTCGGCAGCGCGAGCGGCACGCCGGACGGCACCACGCCCACCGGTGAGGGCAACTCCTTCGAGGTCAACTACGTCCGCGCCTGGCAGTTCAGGTAA
- a CDS encoding serine/threonine-protein kinase, translating to MDCPDLETWRAWSLGTLPARTLRELAAHREGCARCRHLDPGPGAATADDVSVATGEGLRPVSRPLMRGTSVGRYVVLEPVGSGGMGVVYAAYDPKLDRKVALKLVRTDADVPGAARQQRLLQEAQALARLSHPNVVSVHDAGSYLRDQVFLAMEFVDGGTLRDWLKDGPRAWRDTVQVFLQAGRGLAAAHAAGLVHRDFKPDNVLLGGDGRARVTDFGLALLHAEVEREGAGGAPVVGTRGYQAPEVLAGRPADARADQFSFCVALYEALHGRRPFDDGFDAPPAPSSALRIPARVRRVLRRGLSLEPRERYPSLDALLQELTRDASATHARRLGLGALVLAVLTGVGLFPYQRWREERLCAESASLAGLWDDARREAAARAFSALGRPFALEAWKRAGPLLDTYARDWAAQTRDNCEATRVRATQPEEDYHLRDTCLQRRRDELRALGELLAQADDEVAGKVMQAVQSLSPVSQCGPGAAGAPAAVREPGESAPALWAQVARARVLRAAGRYTQGIALAKDAAERAAPGSPLQAEALLWLGVLWSAGGDARAAEKSLDEALLAAARSRQRELEAWAWIHLINAVGVQQGRVEDGQRSARHADAVLESLGRPARQEMALSMFLGQLSWRAGKPVEALRYLERTLALQEKELGPEHVDLALTLNTMAVVQLGQTRLAEARKTSERALALRERLLGPEHPDVGASLHVLGATVRQMDELPTALALTQRALGLRERALGPDHPEVAASANNAAIILTELGRLEESRPLLLRTLSIRERVQGPEHPETGTALNGLGVLAFLQHDNEEALRYFQRSLAIKEKSLGKEHLSVALAVCNIAIVLHRLGRDPEALAWHQRALDLRLKAFGERHDDVAYSLAERGEVYRALGRLPEAWDDYARALRIYRALGREKVSTMAAPLRGMAEVHLARGHGPEAVALFEEALKLLESIPATAQDIAEARFALARGRYATGRRAESLAGAHQARVELESVGEAGQHSLAQVRAWLARHERRTAAPGPAATARSGGEARR from the coding sequence ATGGACTGCCCGGACCTGGAGACATGGCGGGCCTGGAGCCTGGGCACGCTGCCAGCACGGACGCTGCGCGAGCTCGCGGCGCATCGCGAGGGCTGCGCGCGGTGCCGGCACCTCGACCCGGGCCCGGGCGCCGCGACGGCGGATGACGTCTCGGTGGCCACGGGGGAGGGACTCCGGCCCGTGTCGCGTCCGCTGATGCGGGGCACGAGCGTGGGGCGCTACGTCGTGCTGGAGCCGGTGGGCTCCGGCGGCATGGGCGTGGTGTACGCGGCGTATGACCCGAAGCTCGATCGCAAGGTGGCCCTCAAGCTCGTGCGCACGGACGCGGACGTGCCCGGGGCGGCCCGGCAGCAGCGGCTGCTCCAGGAGGCGCAGGCGCTCGCGCGGCTCTCCCACCCGAATGTCGTCTCCGTGCACGATGCCGGCAGCTACCTCCGGGACCAGGTGTTCCTGGCCATGGAGTTCGTCGATGGCGGCACGCTGCGCGACTGGCTGAAGGACGGCCCCCGCGCCTGGCGCGACACGGTGCAGGTCTTCCTCCAGGCGGGGCGGGGGCTGGCGGCCGCGCACGCCGCGGGGCTCGTCCACCGCGACTTCAAGCCCGACAACGTCCTGCTCGGCGGGGACGGCCGCGCGCGCGTCACCGACTTCGGGCTCGCGCTCCTCCACGCCGAGGTGGAGCGCGAAGGCGCGGGCGGCGCACCCGTGGTGGGCACGCGCGGCTACCAGGCGCCGGAGGTGCTGGCGGGCCGCCCCGCGGACGCGCGCGCTGACCAGTTCTCCTTCTGCGTCGCGCTGTACGAGGCGCTCCACGGGCGCAGGCCCTTCGATGATGGCTTCGACGCACCGCCCGCCCCCTCCAGCGCGCTCCGCATCCCCGCCCGCGTGCGGCGGGTGCTGCGGCGCGGCCTGTCCCTGGAGCCGCGCGAGCGCTACCCCTCCCTGGACGCGCTGCTGCAGGAGCTGACGCGGGACGCGAGCGCCACGCACGCGCGCCGGCTGGGCCTCGGGGCCCTCGTGCTGGCGGTGCTCACCGGCGTGGGCCTCTTCCCCTACCAGCGCTGGCGCGAGGAGCGCCTGTGCGCCGAGTCCGCGAGCCTCGCGGGCCTGTGGGACGACGCGCGCAGGGAGGCGGCGGCCCGGGCCTTCTCGGCCCTCGGGCGCCCCTTCGCGCTGGAGGCCTGGAAGCGCGCCGGGCCCCTGCTGGACACCTATGCCCGGGACTGGGCCGCGCAGACCCGGGACAACTGCGAGGCCACGCGTGTGCGCGCCACGCAGCCGGAGGAGGACTACCACCTGCGCGACACCTGCCTGCAACGGCGGCGTGACGAGTTGCGCGCGCTGGGGGAGCTGCTCGCCCAGGCGGACGACGAGGTGGCGGGCAAGGTGATGCAGGCCGTGCAGTCGCTGAGCCCCGTCTCGCAGTGTGGCCCTGGCGCCGCAGGGGCCCCCGCGGCGGTGCGGGAGCCCGGGGAGTCCGCCCCCGCGCTGTGGGCCCAGGTGGCGCGGGCGCGGGTGCTGCGCGCCGCGGGCCGCTACACCCAGGGCATCGCCCTGGCGAAGGACGCCGCGGAGCGGGCCGCGCCGGGCTCCCCGCTCCAGGCGGAGGCCCTGCTGTGGCTCGGCGTGTTGTGGAGCGCGGGAGGCGATGCCCGGGCGGCGGAGAAGAGCCTCGACGAGGCCTTGCTCGCGGCCGCGCGCTCGAGGCAGCGGGAGCTCGAGGCGTGGGCGTGGATCCACCTCATCAACGCGGTGGGCGTGCAGCAGGGGCGCGTCGAGGACGGACAGCGCTCCGCGCGCCACGCGGACGCGGTGCTCGAGTCACTCGGGAGGCCGGCCCGGCAGGAGATGGCGCTGTCCATGTTCCTGGGCCAGCTCTCCTGGCGCGCGGGTAAGCCCGTGGAGGCGCTGCGGTACCTGGAGCGCACGCTGGCCCTGCAGGAGAAGGAGCTCGGCCCCGAGCATGTGGACCTGGCCCTCACGCTGAACACGATGGCCGTCGTCCAGCTCGGACAGACGCGGCTGGCCGAGGCGCGCAAGACGTCCGAGCGAGCCCTGGCGCTGCGCGAGCGGCTGCTCGGCCCGGAGCACCCGGACGTGGGGGCCTCGCTGCACGTGCTGGGCGCCACCGTCCGGCAGATGGACGAGCTGCCCACGGCGCTCGCCCTCACCCAGCGGGCCCTCGGCCTGCGCGAGCGGGCCCTGGGGCCGGACCACCCGGAGGTCGCCGCTTCCGCCAACAACGCCGCCATCATCCTCACGGAGCTGGGCCGCCTGGAGGAGTCCCGCCCGCTGCTCCTGCGCACCCTCTCCATCCGCGAGCGCGTCCAGGGGCCGGAGCACCCGGAGACGGGCACCGCGCTCAACGGCCTGGGCGTGCTCGCCTTCCTCCAGCACGACAACGAGGAGGCGCTCCGCTACTTCCAGCGCTCCCTGGCCATCAAGGAGAAGTCGCTGGGCAAGGAGCACCTGAGTGTCGCGCTGGCCGTCTGCAACATCGCCATCGTGCTGCACCGCCTCGGCCGCGACCCCGAGGCCCTGGCCTGGCACCAGCGTGCGCTGGACCTGCGCCTGAAGGCCTTTGGCGAGCGGCACGACGACGTCGCGTACTCGCTGGCGGAGCGGGGGGAGGTGTACCGCGCGCTGGGCCGGCTCCCGGAGGCGTGGGACGACTACGCGCGTGCCCTGCGCATCTACCGGGCGCTGGGGCGGGAGAAGGTCTCCACCATGGCCGCGCCCCTGCGAGGCATGGCCGAGGTGCACCTGGCGCGCGGGCATGGCCCCGAGGCCGTGGCCCTCTTCGAGGAGGCGCTGAAGCTGCTGGAGTCCATTCCCGCCACGGCCCAGGACATCGCCGAGGCGCGCTTCGCCCTGGCCCGGGGGCGGTATGCCACGGGCCGCCGCGCGGAGTCGCTCGCTGGAGCCCACCAGGCCCGCGTGGAGCTCGAGTCCGTGGGCGAGGCGGGTCAGCACTCGCTCGCCCAGGTGCGCGCGTGGCTGGCCCGGCACGAGCGGCGCACCGCCGCGCCGGGCCCGGCCGCCACGGCCCGCTCGGGGGGCGAGGCGCGCCGGTGA
- a CDS encoding transposase, producing MGWPLRMFQEEGYYFVTSRCYQGRLLLRPSAEVNEVVGGVLARAVQQSGGNVRLHAFTFTSNHFHLLVWSRGAALASFMQYLRANLSKKVGRLVDWRGGFWERRYSAEPVLDDTALVGRLRYVLAHGVKEGLVERSAEWPGLTCLAQLLGPARRVFQWFNWTKRWSKRGSEDRAAGEGRFAEELAEPVELEVAPLPCWEGLGEEARQRAVRRLVEGVEAEARARNTTVLGARAVRAQHPHTRPEHLKRSPRPLGHASTRQALKQLREQYRAFVAAFREAAARWRRGDFSACFPLFSFPPRVVPRGVARIL from the coding sequence ATGGGCTGGCCACTGAGGATGTTCCAAGAGGAGGGCTACTACTTCGTGACGTCCCGGTGTTACCAGGGACGGCTGCTGCTGCGGCCCAGCGCGGAGGTGAACGAGGTGGTGGGAGGGGTGCTGGCGCGGGCCGTCCAACAGAGCGGCGGCAACGTCCGGCTGCATGCCTTCACCTTCACTTCCAACCATTTCCACCTGCTGGTGTGGAGCCGAGGCGCGGCGCTCGCCTCCTTCATGCAGTACCTGCGAGCCAACCTGTCCAAGAAGGTGGGACGGTTGGTGGACTGGAGAGGAGGCTTCTGGGAGAGACGCTACTCAGCGGAGCCGGTGCTGGACGACACGGCGCTGGTGGGACGGCTGCGCTACGTGCTGGCCCATGGAGTGAAGGAGGGTTTGGTGGAGAGGAGTGCCGAGTGGCCGGGACTCACGTGTCTGGCGCAGCTGCTGGGGCCGGCGAGGCGAGTGTTCCAGTGGTTCAACTGGACGAAGCGCTGGAGCAAGAGGGGGAGCGAGGACAGGGCAGCGGGGGAGGGGCGCTTCGCCGAGGAACTCGCCGAGCCGGTGGAGTTGGAGGTAGCGCCCCTGCCGTGCTGGGAAGGGTTGGGGGAGGAGGCGAGGCAGAGAGCGGTGCGGAGACTGGTGGAGGGGGTGGAAGCCGAGGCTCGAGCACGGAACACGACTGTGTTGGGGGCCCGGGCCGTGCGGGCCCAGCACCCGCATACCCGGCCCGAGCACCTCAAGCGCAGCCCGCGGCCGTTGGGGCATGCCTCGACGCGCCAGGCCTTGAAGCAGTTGCGTGAGCAGTACCGGGCCTTCGTCGCGGCGTTCCGAGAGGCGGCGGCTCGGTGGAGGCGAGGGGACTTCTCGGCGTGTTTTCCTCTCTTCTCCTTTCCGCCACGTGTCGTTCCACGTGGTGTCGCTCGAATTCTTTGA
- a CDS encoding DJ-1/PfpI family protein yields MHKKVIAFVVYPEVTPLDLVGPLQVLKPLENFGPFEVVTVGERLEPITTDLGMRIVPERTFAEVPVPFALVLPGGLLGPIQAMTNDAFMAYVRSAGATAEVLASVCTGSLILAAAGLLEGRKATTHWSFLDSLDRFGARATRERWVEDGRVITAAGVSAGIDMGLALAARLAGDTVARNIQAIIEYDPKPPFGAVDWDQVERSGLKRALLTPYASAIQKILEGRPELMAKLLP; encoded by the coding sequence ATGCACAAGAAGGTCATCGCGTTCGTCGTGTACCCGGAGGTGACGCCGTTGGATCTCGTGGGGCCGCTCCAGGTGCTCAAGCCCCTGGAGAACTTCGGGCCGTTCGAGGTCGTCACGGTCGGTGAGCGCCTGGAGCCCATCACGACCGATCTCGGGATGCGCATCGTTCCGGAGCGCACGTTCGCCGAGGTGCCAGTGCCCTTCGCGCTCGTGCTGCCGGGTGGGCTGCTGGGCCCCATCCAGGCCATGACGAACGACGCGTTCATGGCCTACGTCCGCTCGGCGGGGGCCACCGCCGAGGTGCTGGCCTCCGTATGCACCGGCTCGCTCATCCTCGCGGCGGCCGGGCTGCTCGAGGGCCGCAAGGCCACCACGCACTGGTCCTTCCTGGACTCGCTCGACCGGTTCGGTGCCCGGGCCACGCGTGAGCGCTGGGTCGAGGATGGCCGGGTCATCACGGCCGCCGGTGTATCGGCGGGGATCGACATGGGGCTGGCCCTGGCCGCGCGGCTTGCCGGGGACACCGTCGCCCGGAACATCCAGGCTATCATCGAGTACGACCCCAAGCCGCCCTTCGGCGCGGTGGACTGGGACCAGGTCGAGCGGAGTGGGCTCAAGCGCGCCCTGCTCACCCCCTATGCCTCCGCCATCCAGAAGATCCTCGAGGGCAGGCCGGAACTGATGGCGAAGCTGCTCCCGTGA
- a CDS encoding sigma 54-interacting transcriptional regulator, with the protein MMRTGLETQEDSQREPAAPEPPRPGLVFVFSGGAPLFRPVPLPRGRRVLGREGAGELPLPDERLSRQHAEVSREGPHWHVEDLGSRNGTFVDGEQVTGRRTFSNPRVLRLGNTLALFRDDVRPLAGADVVRGPDVVRGPTFHAVLEQVAPAALAGETLLITGESGTGKELAARAYHQAGPNARGRFVAINCAAVPASVAERLLFGSRRGAYSGAEADAEGYVQAADRGVLFLDEVAELSAEVQAKLLRVLETREVLALGASRAQPVDLRVCSATHRDLRAAVAAGQFRADLYHRLAQARVRLPPLRERLEEVPWLLAHALGDAPTPALHATFVEACLFRPWPGNVRELLGEARRAAREATASATRSLRAEHLDAEAGLPLEGPTGAAAASPAPAAPDRATLEATLAAHGGNVSAAARALGLHRTQVYRLMQRWGLGTP; encoded by the coding sequence ATGATGCGAACGGGTCTGGAGACGCAGGAGGACAGCCAGCGGGAGCCGGCCGCGCCGGAGCCACCCCGGCCCGGGCTCGTCTTCGTCTTCTCCGGCGGCGCGCCACTGTTCCGCCCCGTCCCCCTCCCCCGCGGCCGGCGGGTGCTGGGGCGCGAGGGCGCGGGCGAGCTGCCGCTGCCGGACGAGCGCCTGTCCCGACAGCACGCGGAGGTGAGCCGCGAGGGCCCGCACTGGCACGTCGAGGACCTGGGCAGCCGCAACGGGACGTTCGTGGATGGCGAGCAGGTGACGGGCCGCCGCACCTTCAGCAACCCCCGCGTGCTGCGGCTGGGCAACACGCTGGCCCTCTTCCGGGACGACGTGCGCCCCCTGGCCGGCGCGGACGTCGTCCGCGGTCCGGACGTGGTGCGGGGCCCCACGTTCCACGCGGTGCTGGAGCAGGTGGCCCCGGCCGCCCTGGCCGGAGAGACGCTGCTCATCACCGGAGAGAGCGGCACGGGCAAGGAGCTGGCCGCGCGCGCCTACCACCAGGCCGGCCCCAACGCGCGGGGGCGCTTCGTCGCCATCAACTGCGCCGCCGTTCCCGCCAGCGTCGCCGAGCGGCTGCTCTTCGGCTCGCGGCGCGGCGCGTACTCGGGCGCGGAGGCGGACGCGGAGGGCTACGTGCAGGCCGCGGACCGGGGCGTCCTCTTCCTCGACGAGGTGGCGGAGCTGTCAGCCGAGGTCCAGGCCAAGCTGCTGCGCGTGCTGGAGACACGCGAGGTGCTGGCACTGGGGGCCTCGCGGGCGCAGCCGGTGGACTTGCGGGTGTGCTCGGCCACGCACCGGGACTTGCGCGCCGCCGTGGCCGCCGGCCAGTTCCGCGCGGACCTCTACCACCGGCTGGCCCAGGCCCGCGTGCGCCTGCCGCCCCTGCGCGAGCGTCTGGAGGAGGTACCCTGGCTGCTCGCGCATGCGCTCGGGGACGCCCCCACGCCCGCCCTCCACGCCACCTTCGTCGAGGCCTGCCTGTTCCGCCCCTGGCCCGGCAACGTGCGCGAGCTGCTCGGCGAGGCCCGGCGCGCGGCACGCGAGGCCACCGCTTCCGCCACCCGCTCCCTGCGCGCGGAGCACCTGGACGCGGAGGCGGGCCTGCCGCTGGAAGGCCCCACCGGGGCCGCGGCCGCCTCCCCTGCCCCGGCGGCTCCGGACCGCGCCACGCTGGAGGCCACGCTGGCCGCGCACGGCGGCAACGTCAGCGCCGCGGCGCGCGCCCTGGGGCTGCACCGGACGCAGGTGTACCGGCTGATGCAGCGCTGGGGCCTGGGCACTCCGTAG
- a CDS encoding M23 family metallopeptidase has translation MHFAVRGRFTATLAVFGIIAATLVGASPARADYAAMIQPASGRVTYLVGGCPSDPRPTHAGIDIAGPAGAPIVATYDGIVTTRIVNFGTSGYGNYVIITHASGYTTLYAHMQQAPAVALNQTVTKGQTIGLIGNTGNSFGAHLHFELKRDGANIANQGYSCGQTVTRGYAIPMDFPGLQSNVPRTIHETAVHGSEWKKMSTAQQIFSTVFTTVNMGRGWGDILSSSGGYLWHTFVNGGRWITLNSGLALNATSMSAVNVGQASPQILAVEDGRLMHIWGDSNGWQKGWTGIHTTGKVSAVVMADKSIQAMINQGGTLYQVWTGGGAWHIGSTGQPVGDAFEAVYMGGSAPQVMTVLNGQLHQIWATSTQWVTMSTGIGIAPGATLSALNMGGGWPQVFTAEAGNLYQTAVMNGSWTRMATGTQASGPIDAVSLGGGEQPRVYTAE, from the coding sequence ATGCACTTCGCGGTACGTGGGCGCTTCACGGCGACTCTGGCAGTGTTTGGGATCATCGCGGCAACGCTCGTCGGCGCGTCGCCGGCCCGGGCCGACTACGCGGCGATGATCCAGCCGGCCTCGGGGCGGGTCACGTATCTGGTCGGCGGTTGCCCCTCCGATCCCAGGCCGACGCACGCGGGAATCGACATCGCGGGCCCGGCGGGCGCGCCCATCGTGGCCACGTACGACGGGATCGTCACCACTCGCATCGTCAACTTCGGCACGTCAGGCTATGGCAACTATGTGATCATCACACACGCGTCCGGCTACACGACGCTCTACGCGCACATGCAGCAGGCTCCAGCCGTTGCATTGAACCAGACGGTGACGAAGGGCCAGACGATCGGCCTCATCGGCAACACCGGTAACTCATTCGGAGCGCACCTGCATTTCGAGCTCAAGCGGGACGGGGCGAACATCGCGAACCAGGGCTACTCGTGCGGCCAGACGGTGACGAGGGGCTACGCGATCCCCATGGACTTTCCCGGGCTCCAGTCCAACGTGCCAAGGACGATCCACGAGACGGCGGTACACGGGAGCGAGTGGAAGAAGATGAGCACGGCGCAGCAGATCTTCTCGACTGTCTTCACGACCGTGAACATGGGGCGTGGATGGGGTGACATCCTCAGCAGTTCTGGAGGCTATCTCTGGCACACGTTCGTGAACGGTGGACGGTGGATCACCCTCAACTCCGGGCTCGCATTGAACGCCACGAGCATGTCCGCCGTGAATGTCGGGCAGGCGTCGCCGCAGATCCTCGCGGTGGAGGATGGCCGGCTCATGCACATCTGGGGCGATTCGAACGGATGGCAGAAGGGTTGGACCGGCATCCACACGACGGGCAAGGTCTCCGCCGTGGTGATGGCGGACAAATCGATCCAGGCGATGATCAATCAGGGTGGAACGCTGTACCAGGTGTGGACGGGCGGCGGCGCCTGGCACATCGGGTCGACCGGGCAGCCGGTCGGCGACGCGTTCGAGGCGGTATACATGGGGGGCAGCGCACCCCAGGTGATGACCGTGCTGAACGGGCAGCTCCATCAGATCTGGGCCACGAGCACGCAGTGGGTGACGATGTCGACGGGTATCGGGATTGCGCCCGGCGCGACTTTGTCGGCACTGAACATGGGCGGTGGATGGCCGCAGGTGTTCACCGCTGAAGCCGGGAACCTGTACCAGACGGCCGTCATGAATGGCAGCTGGACGAGGATGGCGACCGGGACGCAGGCGTCCGGGCCGATCGACGCCGTCTCCCTGGGGGGAGGTGAACAGCCCCGCGTGTATACTGCGGAGTGA